The following coding sequences are from one Paenibacillus stellifer window:
- a CDS encoding helix-turn-helix domain-containing protein, whose amino-acid sequence MKSEEVFGEVLRTIRKKQKMSQEKLAFQSNLDRTYISMLERGVHQPTQNSLLALAKALNMKASELVELVEEKIDESK is encoded by the coding sequence TTGAAATCGGAAGAAGTATTTGGAGAAGTGCTTAGAACAATCCGGAAGAAGCAAAAGATGAGCCAGGAAAAACTGGCCTTCCAAAGTAACCTTGACCGTACTTACATATCCATGCTGGAACGTGGCGTGCACCAGCCAACTCAAAATTCTTTGCTTGCTCTTGCTAAAGCTTTGAACATGAAGGCATCGGAGTTGGTGGAGCTTGTGGAGGAAAAAATTGATGAAAGTAAATAA